Proteins encoded together in one Methanobacterium bryantii window:
- a CDS encoding zinc dependent phospholipase C family protein, with the protein MNKAIIFTIFLVAVSINISAVSAWDWNTHEEIVESNYNSLPEDMQQNLNLNLMKKGSTAPDFVFFDFKYHSYPNSYRKAIYWLNKGKFYYKKGDFYYASYCYGVASHYITDSFSAPHAAGVGGLQHSIYEVKGSFLKPKMIQIKGDLKSTMYNGDLNGTKSWNMWIKSRNNSLIQNDLDHATGASYNAVYSSINDAYPIQKNNFQITNNLELVYIYLIG; encoded by the coding sequence ATGAATAAAGCTATAATATTCACCATTTTTTTAGTTGCAGTATCAATAAACATTTCTGCTGTTTCGGCATGGGACTGGAACACGCATGAAGAAATAGTAGAAAGTAATTACAATTCATTACCTGAAGATATGCAGCAAAATTTAAACTTAAACCTGATGAAAAAAGGATCTACGGCTCCTGATTTTGTATTTTTTGACTTTAAATATCATAGTTATCCAAATAGTTACAGAAAAGCTATTTACTGGTTAAACAAAGGGAAGTTCTACTATAAAAAAGGCGATTTCTATTATGCAAGTTACTGTTACGGTGTAGCATCCCACTACATTACAGACAGCTTTTCAGCGCCTCATGCTGCAGGTGTGGGCGGGCTTCAGCACAGCATTTACGAGGTAAAAGGAAGTTTTCTAAAGCCTAAAATGATTCAAATTAAAGGAGATTTAAAATCAACCATGTACAATGGTGATCTAAACGGGACAAAAAGCTGGAACATGTGGATTAAAAGCAGAAATAATTCTTTGATCCAGAATGATTTAGATCATGCTACAGGTGCATCTTACAATGCAGTATACAGTTCCATAAATGATGCATACCCTATTCAAAAAAATAATTTCCAGATAACTAACAATTTAGAATTAGTATACATTTACTTAATTGGTTAA
- a CDS encoding methanogenesis marker 9 domain-containing protein — MVWEDSPSHVCRGGDKRALAFCCPPVKPCPIIYALEDANLSSQDYIAKKEEFGKKTRLGQGEGTCFGSLVWCCKPSKPCPLRDMVMRRINMSSDEYMELKKQLSEELVGVSESSQEEVKALADAFDIPEEEANTVLQECGNDLRMAAKILKMKSLESGK, encoded by the coding sequence ATGGTATGGGAAGATTCACCATCACACGTATGTAGGGGAGGGGACAAAAGGGCGTTGGCATTTTGTTGTCCGCCAGTTAAGCCTTGCCCAATTATATATGCACTTGAAGATGCAAATCTCAGTTCTCAAGATTATATAGCAAAAAAAGAAGAATTTGGTAAAAAAACAAGGTTAGGTCAAGGAGAAGGAACCTGTTTTGGTTCTCTTGTCTGGTGCTGTAAACCATCTAAACCATGTCCTTTAAGGGATATGGTAATGAGAAGGATAAACATGAGCTCTGATGAATATATGGAACTTAAAAAACAGTTATCTGAAGAGCTTGTAGGCGTATCTGAATCATCACAGGAAGAAGTAAAGGCACTTGCTGATGCTTTTGATATTCCAGAAGAAGAAGCAAATACCGTTCTTCAAGAATGTGGAAACGATTTAAGGATGGCTGCAAAGATTTTAAAGATGAAAAGCCTAGAATCAGGCAAATAA
- the hdrB gene encoding ferredoxin:CoB-CoM heterodisulfide reductase subunit HdrB, whose amino-acid sequence MKKIPDKEILLFKSCLVNVEYPGVESSTKYLFDKLGIEYIISDRQSCCTGLGHYADLFDQFSTTALAARNFGIARNEGHKNIATLCATCYAILKKSCNILNENDEVRGQINKILDDSGCHDLTYNADDMDSRGNIFHSVEILYNKADEIKDLVEVDLSGLKVASHHACHYCKVHQKDTIGNERDPMVIETLAKACGVETVDWYDRKTTTCGNGFRQRYMNRDLSLSVTEEKLNSLKENDVDILLHMCPNCQMQFDRNQGAIEKSSGTEFGIVYFNISQFVALALGADPYKVVGVQTHTVPVDKVLEKIKQTNLCQ is encoded by the coding sequence ATAAAAAAAATACCGGATAAAGAGATTTTACTCTTTAAAAGCTGCCTTGTAAATGTTGAATATCCTGGCGTAGAGTCATCTACAAAATATTTATTTGATAAACTTGGAATTGAATACATCATTAGTGATAGACAGTCCTGTTGCACTGGTTTAGGACATTACGCGGATTTATTTGACCAATTTTCTACCACTGCACTTGCAGCAAGAAACTTTGGAATTGCAAGGAATGAAGGCCATAAAAATATAGCAACACTCTGTGCAACATGCTATGCAATACTTAAGAAATCATGTAATATCTTAAATGAGAATGATGAAGTTAGAGGTCAGATAAATAAGATTTTAGACGATTCTGGATGTCATGATTTAACTTATAATGCGGATGATATGGACTCAAGAGGTAATATTTTCCATTCAGTTGAAATTTTGTATAATAAAGCAGATGAAATTAAAGACCTTGTAGAGGTAGATCTATCTGGACTCAAAGTGGCGTCTCATCACGCATGCCATTACTGCAAAGTCCATCAAAAGGATACTATTGGAAATGAAAGAGACCCTATGGTTATAGAGACACTTGCAAAAGCATGCGGCGTGGAAACCGTTGACTGGTACGACCGTAAAACAACAACATGCGGTAACGGTTTCAGACAGCGTTACATGAACCGAGATTTATCCCTTTCTGTAACTGAGGAGAAACTGAACAGTTTGAAGGAAAATGACGTTGATATTCTGCTTCACATGTGTCCTAACTGTCAGATGCAGTTTGATAGAAACCAGGGGGCCATTGAAAAATCGTCGGGAACTGAATTTGGTATTGTATACTTTAATATTTCCCAGTTCGTAGCACTTGCACTTGGGGCTGACCCTTATAAAGTAGTGGGTGTTCAAACACATACAGTTCCTGTAGATAAAGTTTTAGAAAAGATAAAGCAGACTAACCTCTGTCAATGA
- a CDS encoding MJ0144 family RNA dihydrouridine synthase-like protein gives MAGITDGNFCLKMAHYGFDMVTLGGYNLDKPTINAGCSIIKRGRHEFNVNEENVMPSIKKEAAIIKNSWNGIVSVNLRSVSFEPIVEVSKLPEIDVVEINAHCRQPEITGIGCGQAILYDTHKLYNFTKNVVKKAESKVSVKIRANVQNVNDVEVSKAVEKAGADYLHVDAMKPGYNHADYNIIRKIKENTEIFLIGNNSIHDLKSARDMLSAGADGISIARVTLKGSVPFDLSKI, from the coding sequence ATGGCAGGAATAACCGATGGGAATTTTTGCTTGAAAATGGCTCATTATGGTTTTGACATGGTAACACTTGGTGGCTATAACTTAGATAAGCCGACTATAAATGCAGGATGCAGTATTATTAAACGAGGAAGGCATGAGTTCAACGTAAATGAAGAAAATGTAATGCCTTCAATTAAAAAAGAAGCAGCTATAATCAAAAATTCCTGGAACGGAATTGTATCTGTTAATCTACGTTCAGTTTCATTTGAACCTATCGTTGAAGTGTCAAAATTACCTGAAATTGATGTCGTGGAAATAAATGCACACTGCAGGCAGCCTGAAATAACGGGTATTGGCTGTGGACAGGCAATTCTTTATGATACTCATAAATTATACAATTTTACAAAAAATGTGGTAAAAAAAGCTGAAAGTAAAGTATCGGTTAAGATTAGAGCAAATGTCCAGAATGTAAACGATGTTGAAGTTTCAAAAGCTGTTGAAAAAGCTGGCGCTGACTATCTGCATGTAGATGCCATGAAACCTGGATACAACCATGCAGATTATAATATTATAAGGAAAATTAAAGAAAACACTGAAATATTTTTAATAGGCAATAATTCTATCCATGATCTTAAATCTGCACGAGATATGCTTTCTGCAGGTGCAGACGGGATATCAATAGCAAGAGTTACATTAAAAGGAAGCGTTCCTTTTGATTTGTCCAAGATATAA
- the atwA gene encoding methyl coenzyme M reductase system, component A2: MSFIELENVTKTFGGVEILKNLNITINEGSVLGILGRSGAGKSVLINMLRGMKEYKPDNGKIIFNIAFCPKCYRADPPSKVGQKCSCGGEFEAERVDLWDTDRKIYAAVRKRISIMLQRTFALYEDDTVIDNVLKSISGHDEEESTYMAIDLLEVTQMTHRITHIARDLSGGEKQRVVLARQIAKEPMIFLADEPTGTLDPKTAELIHQALLEGVKEKGTTMIITSHWPEVMRKLSDYVIWLERGEIIDEGNPEEVVARFLEQVPLPEKKAEFETGGPIIEMENVKKHYYSIERGVIKAVDGITLTIGEGEIFGIVGLSGAGKTTLSRILYGLTEPSSGNISAKLGDDWIDMTQSGPLGRGRIKPYLGILHQEYSLYPHRTVLGNLTEAISLELPAEFAKMKAVYTLKVVGFDEEYAASLLNKYPDELSGGERHRVALAQVLIKEPNIIILDEPTGTMDPITRVQVTDSIIKARDELSQTFVIISHDMDFVLDVCDRAALMRGGKILKIGDPKDIVEDLTPTEKKEMLTEE, translated from the coding sequence ATGTCTTTTATAGAATTAGAAAACGTCACAAAAACATTTGGTGGCGTGGAAATTTTAAAAAATTTGAATATAACTATAAATGAAGGCAGCGTATTGGGAATTTTAGGTAGAAGCGGCGCTGGAAAATCAGTACTCATTAACATGCTTCGTGGAATGAAGGAATATAAGCCAGATAATGGTAAGATTATCTTTAATATTGCATTTTGCCCTAAATGTTATCGGGCTGATCCTCCATCAAAAGTGGGACAAAAATGTTCCTGCGGAGGGGAATTTGAAGCAGAACGTGTTGATCTGTGGGATACTGATAGAAAAATATATGCTGCAGTTAGGAAAAGAATTTCCATAATGTTACAGAGGACATTTGCCCTCTATGAAGATGATACTGTAATTGATAATGTTTTAAAATCTATTAGTGGTCATGATGAGGAAGAAAGCACTTATATGGCTATAGATCTCCTTGAAGTGACGCAGATGACCCACAGGATAACTCATATTGCAAGGGATCTAAGTGGTGGAGAAAAACAAAGGGTAGTACTTGCAAGACAAATAGCAAAGGAACCTATGATATTTCTTGCAGACGAACCTACAGGTACACTCGATCCGAAAACAGCTGAACTTATACACCAGGCTTTACTGGAAGGTGTAAAAGAGAAGGGTACTACAATGATTATAACTTCACACTGGCCAGAAGTTATGAGAAAACTTTCTGATTATGTAATATGGCTTGAGCGGGGGGAAATAATAGATGAAGGTAACCCTGAAGAAGTTGTAGCCAGATTTTTAGAACAGGTTCCACTTCCTGAAAAGAAAGCGGAATTCGAAACTGGCGGTCCAATTATTGAAATGGAAAATGTCAAAAAACATTATTATTCCATTGAAAGGGGAGTAATTAAGGCTGTAGACGGCATAACTTTGACTATTGGTGAAGGAGAAATTTTTGGTATTGTTGGTTTAAGTGGGGCCGGTAAAACAACTCTTTCAAGAATACTTTACGGGTTAACAGAGCCAAGTTCAGGTAATATATCTGCAAAACTTGGGGATGACTGGATCGACATGACTCAATCTGGTCCGCTTGGAAGGGGGAGAATAAAACCTTATTTGGGTATTCTTCATCAAGAATACAGTCTTTATCCTCATAGAACTGTTTTAGGGAATTTAACAGAGGCTATAAGTTTAGAATTGCCTGCAGAATTTGCAAAAATGAAAGCAGTATATACGCTTAAAGTAGTCGGATTTGATGAAGAATATGCTGCAAGCTTATTAAACAAATATCCTGATGAATTAAGCGGCGGTGAACGCCACAGGGTTGCTTTAGCACAAGTTTTAATAAAAGAACCTAATATAATTATTCTTGATGAACCTACTGGAACTATGGACCCAATAACTAGAGTTCAAGTTACAGATTCTATAATAAAGGCGAGAGATGAATTAAGTCAGACTTTTGTTATAATATCACACGATATGGACTTTGTGCTCGATGTCTGTGATAGGGCTGCTCTTATGAGAGGAGGCAAAATCCTCAAAATAGGAGATCCAAAGGATATAGTGGAAGATTTGACTCCAACTGAAAAGAAAGAAATGCTTACTGAAGAATAA
- the hdrC gene encoding ferredoxin:CoB-CoM heterodisulfide reductase subunit HdrC, whose amino-acid sequence MNTLKIGENSFELAEDIIKDLKAPKDLGILKCIQCGMCTSVCPAARHTDYDPRELVKRVLDKDETLITDDIIWNCFYCYTCQSVCPVSNSPSVVNQVLRQRAIDNGKGKPKVAPFSAYGESFIEFGLGAIPSNFFNDLIKDFGKEWLELRINLEDIREDLNLGSMFLPEKDVKDINKILEKTGFKNRLNELRRCRDEKNTR is encoded by the coding sequence ATGAATACTCTAAAAATAGGCGAAAACAGCTTTGAATTAGCAGAAGATATTATTAAGGACTTAAAAGCACCAAAAGATCTTGGAATCCTTAAATGTATCCAGTGTGGGATGTGCACATCTGTATGCCCTGCGGCAAGACACACTGACTACGATCCAAGGGAACTAGTTAAAAGGGTGCTTGATAAAGATGAAACTTTAATTACAGATGATATAATCTGGAATTGTTTTTACTGTTACACATGCCAGAGCGTATGCCCGGTAAGCAACAGCCCATCTGTGGTAAACCAAGTTTTAAGGCAAAGGGCAATTGATAACGGAAAAGGAAAGCCGAAAGTAGCTCCTTTTTCAGCATATGGTGAGAGTTTCATAGAATTTGGACTGGGAGCAATTCCTTCAAATTTCTTTAATGATCTTATAAAGGACTTTGGAAAAGAGTGGCTTGAATTAAGAATTAACCTTGAAGATATAAGGGAAGATTTAAACCTGGGCTCTATGTTCCTGCCTGAAAAAGATGTAAAAGATATCAACAAGATTTTAGAAAAAACAGGATTCAAAAACAGGTTAAATGAACTAAGGCGGTGTAGAGATGAAAAAAATACCAGATAA
- a CDS encoding precorrin-2 dehydrogenase/sirohydrochlorin ferrochelatase family protein, protein MGWTPLFLQMENKNVLIIGAGEVGTRRTRRFIEAGANVTVINEEVPNDLVDLGAAFKPLDEVEKWVEWSDLVVIATGDHKLNGRVAELAKGKLLNRADYPDEGNLIVPSTFSIGDVQFSIFTGGKSPLMAKELRKRIQKVILEEDILQLELQNFTRNILKENMNDQKKRRDYLYKILNDKNIQEYLRQGNLEDAKKYIKQQLVN, encoded by the coding sequence ATGGGCTGGACACCTCTTTTCCTGCAGATGGAAAACAAAAATGTTTTAATTATTGGTGCAGGGGAAGTTGGGACTCGGAGAACCCGTAGATTTATTGAAGCAGGGGCCAATGTCACTGTAATAAATGAAGAAGTTCCAAATGATCTTGTTGATCTTGGGGCTGCTTTCAAACCGTTAGATGAAGTTGAAAAATGGGTAGAATGGTCAGATCTCGTGGTAATAGCCACTGGAGATCACAAATTAAATGGGCGCGTGGCAGAATTAGCCAAAGGGAAACTTTTAAATAGGGCCGATTATCCAGATGAAGGTAATTTAATTGTTCCTTCTACTTTTTCTATAGGTGACGTGCAATTTTCGATATTTACTGGTGGAAAGAGCCCTCTTATGGCAAAAGAGTTAAGAAAAAGAATACAAAAAGTGATACTGGAGGAAGATATTTTACAGTTGGAACTCCAGAATTTCACAAGAAATATTTTAAAAGAAAATATGAATGATCAAAAAAAACGTAGGGATTATTTATATAAAATTTTAAATGATAAAAACATACAGGAATATTTAAGGCAGGGAAATTTAGAGGATGCTAAAAAATATATAAAACAGCAGTTAGTAAATTAA
- a CDS encoding GTP cyclohydrolase III, producing MIQMTLIQIDNYGPWTVTPAPRAEADLQILQSELYADLQRQFAAKGGLVFFTRFDNMLAITNNVDMDDHRRIQKSIGNRYPITVSMGVAAAETPYEAQRDATAVLQNYGGAQSEERKEVLAIDGLVNKEDSFVQIAHIDINGITDSLTDIIPAYDTSFIVNRVQHFLMKKLIEKGSLVFFIGGDNFMSPCNGLSPEGLLKIVEEIEDETNIALKAGIGKAPTAEKAANLADLALEEIRGGVTYDLVHVMNKK from the coding sequence ATGATACAGATGACTTTAATTCAAATTGATAATTATGGCCCGTGGACAGTCACTCCTGCCCCAAGGGCTGAAGCAGATCTTCAAATCCTGCAATCAGAGCTTTATGCTGATCTTCAAAGACAATTTGCAGCTAAAGGTGGGCTTGTTTTCTTCACACGTTTTGATAACATGCTTGCAATTACTAACAATGTAGATATGGATGACCATAGAAGAATCCAGAAATCAATAGGTAATAGATACCCAATAACTGTGAGTATGGGTGTTGCAGCAGCTGAAACGCCCTATGAGGCTCAAAGAGATGCTACAGCAGTTCTTCAAAATTACGGTGGGGCACAATCTGAAGAACGAAAGGAAGTTCTGGCTATAGATGGTCTTGTAAATAAAGAGGACAGCTTCGTTCAAATTGCCCATATAGATATAAATGGAATTACAGATTCTTTAACTGATATAATTCCAGCTTATGATACTTCTTTTATTGTAAATAGAGTTCAACACTTTTTAATGAAAAAATTAATTGAGAAAGGTTCACTCGTCTTCTTTATAGGTGGAGATAATTTTATGTCTCCATGTAATGGACTCAGTCCTGAAGGACTCCTAAAAATAGTGGAAGAGATCGAAGACGAGACCAATATAGCACTTAAAGCAGGTATTGGGAAAGCTCCTACTGCTGAAAAAGCTGCTAATCTGGCAGATCTAGCTCTTGAAGAGATAAGGGGTGGAGTTACCTATGATCTTGTTCATGTAATGAACAAAAAATAG
- the hemA gene encoding glutamyl-tRNA reductase has translation MILNIRIDHNTADICTMEKSTFQMDEIFAKIKDKYLVYEYLQMKTCNRAELYLVLNDCYIDNIDFLDFVVETDDDALNHLLRLSCGLESMIIGEDQILGQIKDARKKHLKEGYAGDLLNTVFTKAIHVGQVVRKKTNINKGSISIGSAAVELAESVHGDLKCKKVLVIGAGKMGTLVAKALVQKHLRAIVVANRTHDRAVDLAKELGGYAIHFDRLDEAMSDADVIISATGAPHPILTCEKIKNAVSPEKLEKLVIVDIANPRDVEEDVKKLGVKLFNIDDLRGIADKNRKLRESEAKDAEKIISEELVLLKKSLKRLEVESLISDIRRNAEKIRSHETEKAFKMLGDIDGKEKIVEDLTRVVVDKIFCDIIRNIKNAAENDDKELIESAKNIFKTIKKPKKHDSLPSQSLCAIRTKNDA, from the coding sequence ATGATTCTAAATATCAGAATCGACCATAATACAGCAGATATATGTACAATGGAAAAGTCTACTTTCCAGATGGATGAAATCTTTGCAAAAATCAAGGATAAATACTTGGTATATGAGTACCTCCAGATGAAAACATGTAACCGTGCTGAGCTTTATTTAGTTTTAAATGATTGTTATATTGATAATATTGATTTCCTTGATTTTGTAGTTGAAACTGATGATGATGCATTGAATCACCTTTTAAGACTCTCTTGTGGATTAGAATCTATGATAATAGGTGAAGATCAAATATTGGGGCAGATAAAAGACGCGAGAAAAAAGCATCTTAAAGAGGGCTATGCTGGGGATCTTTTGAATACGGTGTTTACAAAAGCTATCCATGTTGGCCAGGTAGTTCGAAAAAAAACCAATATCAACAAAGGATCCATTTCAATAGGTTCTGCAGCAGTAGAACTTGCAGAATCAGTGCACGGGGATTTGAAGTGTAAAAAAGTCCTTGTAATTGGAGCTGGAAAGATGGGAACGCTCGTTGCAAAAGCACTGGTTCAAAAACATCTTAGAGCCATAGTCGTGGCAAATAGGACCCATGACCGTGCAGTAGACCTAGCAAAAGAGCTTGGTGGGTATGCAATCCATTTTGATAGGCTTGATGAAGCTATGAGTGATGCTGATGTTATAATAAGTGCTACTGGAGCACCTCACCCTATTTTAACCTGTGAAAAAATAAAAAATGCGGTTTCACCTGAGAAGCTGGAGAAGCTTGTGATAGTTGATATTGCAAATCCAAGAGATGTAGAGGAAGATGTTAAAAAACTTGGGGTTAAATTGTTTAATATAGATGATTTAAGGGGAATAGCTGATAAAAATAGAAAGTTAAGGGAATCTGAAGCTAAAGATGCTGAAAAAATAATTTCTGAAGAACTTGTACTTCTTAAAAAATCTTTAAAACGCCTTGAAGTTGAATCTCTTATTTCTGATATAAGGAGAAATGCAGAAAAGATAAGGTCTCATGAAACTGAAAAAGCATTTAAAATGCTTGGAGATATTGACGGCAAGGAAAAAATAGTGGAAGACCTTACTCGGGTGGTAGTGGATAAAATTTTCTGTGATATCATAAGAAATATCAAAAATGCCGCTGAAAATGATGACAAGGAATTAATTGAGAGTGCAAAAAATATTTTTAAGACCATAAAAAAGCCTAAAAAGCATGATAGTTTGCCAAGTCAAAGTTTATGTGCAATTAGGACGAAAAATGATGCATAA